One Amycolatopsis thermophila DNA segment encodes these proteins:
- a CDS encoding DUF1028 domain-containing protein, translated as MTFSLVARDGDRFGIVASSSSPAVVARVAHLRPGVGAAASQNVTDPRLGTKLLDRLAEHGDAGRALSEVTGSAENIGYRQLTVLGRTGPGVAYSGAKTLGTHATATTDGAVAAGNMLSGAHIPEVMLDAFAAATGQLEERLVAALRAAVAAGGEEGPVRSAGLVVVADVDWPVTDLRVDWADDPADRLAEVLDVWLPQRDDYVRRGLDPAAAPSYGVPGDR; from the coding sequence ATGACCTTCTCGCTGGTGGCCCGCGACGGCGACCGGTTCGGGATCGTCGCCAGCTCGTCCAGTCCGGCCGTCGTGGCCCGGGTCGCGCACCTGCGCCCGGGTGTCGGGGCGGCCGCCTCGCAGAACGTCACCGACCCCCGGCTCGGCACGAAGCTGCTCGACCGGCTCGCCGAGCACGGCGACGCCGGACGCGCACTGTCCGAAGTGACCGGTTCGGCCGAGAACATCGGCTACCGGCAGCTGACCGTCCTGGGCCGCACCGGTCCCGGGGTCGCCTACAGCGGCGCGAAGACGCTGGGCACCCACGCGACGGCGACCACCGACGGCGCCGTGGCGGCGGGCAACATGCTGTCCGGCGCGCACATCCCCGAGGTGATGCTCGACGCCTTCGCCGCCGCCACCGGCCAGCTGGAGGAGCGGCTCGTCGCCGCGCTGCGGGCGGCCGTCGCCGCCGGCGGCGAGGAGGGCCCGGTGCGCTCGGCGGGCCTGGTCGTCGTGGCCGATGTCGACTGGCCGGTCACCGACCTGCGGGTGGACTGGGCCGACGACCCGGCCGACCGCCTGGCCGAGGTGCTCGACGTGTGGTTGCCCCAGCGCGACGACTACGTCCGCCGCGGCCTCGACCCGGCCGCCGCGCCCTCCTACGGCGTGCCCGGGGACCGGTGA
- a CDS encoding aspartate ammonia-lyase, translated as MGRPFRTEHDLLGEISVPAGAYYGAHTARALVNFPITGETLAARPHLIAALATVKQAAAAANAELGALDQRRAGAIQAACAEIRAGALREEFVVDLIQGGAGTSTNMNANEVIANRALELLGHDRGDYAVVHPLDHVNLGQSTNDVYPTAVKLALDRYLAGLLGALGDLRGAFAAKASEFADVLKMGRTQLQDAVPMTLGQEFAAFAATLAEDEQRLAEARLLLHELNLGGTAIGTGLNARPGYRDLAVGHLRSLTGIATLVSAPDLVEATADVGVFVQLSGVLKRVAVKLSKICNDLRLLSSGPQAGFGEITLPARQAGSSIMPGKVNPVICEAVNQIAFEIIGHDVTVTLAAEGGQLQLNAFEPIIARALTAGLGHLTAGLGVLTEHCVRGITAHREHLAATVAASTGLVTALGPALGYETASALALEAHRTGRPALELVRERGLLTEDRLRALTTPEALTGRRSA; from the coding sequence ATGGGCCGGCCCTTCCGGACCGAGCACGACCTGCTCGGCGAGATCAGCGTGCCCGCCGGGGCCTACTACGGCGCCCACACCGCGCGAGCGCTGGTCAACTTCCCGATCACCGGCGAGACGCTGGCCGCCCGGCCGCACCTGATCGCCGCGCTCGCCACGGTGAAGCAGGCGGCGGCCGCGGCCAACGCCGAACTCGGGGCGCTCGACCAGCGCCGGGCCGGCGCCATCCAGGCCGCCTGCGCCGAGATCCGCGCCGGGGCGCTGCGGGAGGAGTTCGTGGTCGACCTGATCCAGGGCGGCGCGGGCACCTCGACGAACATGAACGCCAACGAGGTGATCGCCAACCGGGCCCTCGAACTGCTCGGCCACGACCGCGGCGACTACGCCGTGGTGCACCCGCTCGACCACGTCAACCTGGGCCAGAGCACCAACGACGTCTACCCCACCGCGGTCAAGCTCGCCCTCGACCGCTACCTCGCCGGCTTGCTCGGCGCACTCGGCGATCTCCGCGGAGCCTTCGCCGCCAAGGCGTCGGAGTTCGCGGACGTGCTGAAGATGGGCCGCACGCAGCTGCAGGACGCGGTGCCGATGACGCTCGGCCAGGAGTTCGCGGCCTTCGCCGCGACCCTCGCCGAGGACGAACAGCGCCTCGCGGAGGCACGGCTGCTGCTGCACGAGCTCAACCTCGGCGGCACCGCGATCGGCACCGGGCTCAACGCCCGCCCCGGCTACCGCGACCTCGCGGTCGGGCACCTCCGGTCACTCACCGGCATCGCCACGCTGGTGTCCGCGCCGGACCTGGTCGAGGCCACCGCCGACGTCGGCGTGTTCGTGCAGCTGTCCGGTGTGCTCAAACGGGTCGCGGTGAAGCTGTCGAAGATCTGCAACGACCTGCGCCTGCTGTCCTCCGGTCCGCAGGCGGGGTTCGGTGAGATCACCCTGCCCGCGCGGCAGGCGGGTTCGTCGATCATGCCCGGCAAGGTCAACCCGGTGATCTGTGAGGCGGTCAACCAGATCGCGTTCGAGATCATCGGTCACGACGTCACCGTCACCCTCGCGGCCGAGGGCGGGCAACTGCAGCTCAACGCCTTCGAACCGATCATCGCGCGCGCCCTGACCGCCGGGCTCGGCCACCTCACCGCGGGCCTGGGCGTCCTCACCGAGCACTGCGTGCGCGGCATCACCGCCCACCGCGAACACCTCGCCGCCACCGTCGCCGCCTCCACCGGGCTGGTGACCGCGCTCGGTCCCGCGCTCGGCTACGAGACCGCGAGCGCCCTCGCCCTGGAAGCGCACCGCACCGGCCGCCCGGCGCTGGAGCTGGTGCGCGAACGGGGACTGCTCACCGAAGACCGCCTGCGCGCCTTGACCACCCCCGAGGCGCTCACCGGCAGGCGCAGCGCCTGA
- a CDS encoding M20 family metallopeptidase, which produces MTALKAAARERIERHAGELIGLSERLHADPETAWEEHRAAAMVPELLDRAGFAVTSAYLGLATAFHARFGSGPTRIALCAEYDALPGLGHACGHNLIAASSVGAALGLAAVADEAGLTVEVYGTPAEEGGGGKIEMLDRGAFAGVDLAMMVHPAPVDVAEARPFAVSHSKISYTGRSAHAAAYPEAGINAADAFTVAQVAIGLLRQQLPSSARVHGVVTHAGDAPNAIPERATGRWYVRAETLAELAELEPRVMRAFEAGALATGCELAVEPESKPYAEFRADETALADYRANALALGREFAPPGTAARMNRASTDMGNVSQVVPAIHPYIGIGSLPATNHQREFAAFCVGATAQRALQDGAVALAWTGLDRAARREAR; this is translated from the coding sequence ATGACGGCGCTGAAGGCCGCCGCCCGCGAGCGCATCGAACGGCACGCCGGCGAGCTGATCGGGTTGTCCGAACGGCTGCACGCCGATCCCGAGACGGCCTGGGAGGAGCACCGGGCCGCGGCGATGGTCCCGGAGCTGCTCGACCGGGCCGGGTTCGCGGTGACCTCGGCCTACCTCGGCCTGGCCACCGCGTTCCACGCCCGGTTCGGCAGCGGCCCGACCCGGATCGCGCTGTGCGCCGAGTACGACGCGCTCCCCGGTCTCGGGCACGCCTGCGGCCACAACCTCATCGCGGCGAGCAGCGTCGGCGCCGCGCTGGGCCTGGCCGCGGTCGCCGACGAAGCCGGGCTCACCGTCGAGGTGTACGGCACGCCCGCCGAGGAGGGCGGGGGCGGCAAGATCGAGATGCTCGACCGCGGCGCCTTCGCGGGCGTGGACCTCGCCATGATGGTCCACCCCGCGCCGGTCGACGTCGCCGAGGCGCGGCCGTTCGCGGTGAGCCATTCGAAGATCTCCTACACCGGCCGGTCCGCGCATGCCGCGGCGTACCCGGAGGCCGGGATCAACGCCGCTGACGCGTTCACCGTCGCGCAGGTCGCGATCGGGCTGCTCCGCCAGCAGCTGCCGTCCTCGGCGCGCGTGCACGGCGTCGTCACGCACGCGGGCGACGCGCCCAACGCGATCCCCGAGCGCGCCACCGGCCGCTGGTACGTGCGGGCGGAGACGCTGGCGGAACTGGCCGAACTCGAACCGCGCGTGATGCGCGCGTTCGAGGCGGGCGCACTGGCGACCGGCTGCGAGCTGGCGGTCGAGCCGGAGAGCAAGCCCTACGCCGAGTTCCGCGCGGACGAGACGGCACTGGCCGACTACCGCGCGAACGCCCTGGCGCTCGGCCGCGAGTTCGCCCCGCCGGGCACCGCCGCCCGGATGAACCGCGCCTCGACCGACATGGGCAACGTCTCCCAGGTCGTCCCGGCGATCCACCCCTACATCGGCATCGGGTCCCTGCCCGCGACCAACCACCAGCGCGAGTTCGCCGCGTTCTGCGTCGGCGCCACCGCGCAGCGGGCCCTCCAGGACGGCGCCGTGGCACTCGCCTGGACCGGGCTCGACCGCGCGGCCCGGCGGGAGGCGCGCTGA